The DNA region ATCGATGATCTCCGGATCGCCTATGAGCGCTTTTTCGTCGATTTCGACCAGGCGCCGATCCTCAATATCGACACCAGCGATCTCAACTTTGTCGCCAGCCAGGACGACCGGCGCGACATCGTCAACTTGATTCGCAATACGCTCGAAAAAGGCGCCTACCAACAGGTTCTGCCAGATGTTTCTCCCTCTATGTCCTCCGGCAGCGCGCCCATTTTACGTACGTCAGCACGGCGCCTGGGTGATTTTCAACAATTCCACCTGATATTGGACCAGGAAAAAGACTTCGTGGTCGATCTCTATCTTGACTTCATGCTTTTGACGGAGGAAGTCGGTGAATTGGGGAGGGAGCTTGCCCAACTGTGGGCTGCCCGGATCAAGAACGAAGAAGATGTAGCGGCCGGAATGGACGCCAGTGATCCCCTGGACGAGCGCAGGCAGAGTCTGAAAAACGAATTGGCCGATGTACTGGCCTATGTAATCAAGATCGCCAACGACGCCGGCATCGATCTGGAGGATGCCTACGTAGACAAGATGGATCAGAATTGGCGACGCAATTGGCCTGCGCCAGGGACACAAGCCCAATGACCGAAACCACCGCAACAAAACGTTTTATAGCGATCGCAGGCAACGTTGGTGTCGGAAAATCCACCTTAACTGAATTGCTTAGCAGGAGCTTGGGATGGCAACCCTTTCCAGAGGCCGTGGATGAGAACCCCTACCTGTCAGATTTCTACAAGGACATGCGTCATTGGAGTTTCCACTCACAGATATTTTTCCTGAGCCGGCGGCTTCGGCATCACCGCCAACTGCTCGACCACCCCACGTCGGTGGTTCAGGATCGCAGCGTCTACGAGGATGCTGAAATCTTCGCTCTCAACCTTTTCAACCAGGCACACATGGATGCTCGCGATTACCGCAGTTATCGCGAGCTCTACGAAGTGCTCACCTCGTTTCTTCCCCCACCCGATCTGGTTGTCTACCTTCAGGCGACGGTCGACACGCTGTTGAGACGGATTCGTCGCCGGGGACGAGATTACGAACAGGATATCCGGCCAGAATACCTGACCCAACTCAATGAACTATACGAGAGCTGGATCGATTCCTTTGATATGTGCCCCGTGCTGACTGTGCCAGCGGACGATCTTAACTGGGTTGACAATGGCGAACATCTGGAACTGGTCATCAAAAAGATCCAGGAAAAGCTCAGTGGCAAGGAAATCGTCGTATTCGATTAACGCTCACCGGTTTGCCTGGCTATTCTCCGCTGATCAAGTAAAAAAGACCGGAAAAGGTCTGCGAAATCGGCGGTGAAANNNNNNNNNNNNNNNNNNNNNNNNNNNNNNNNNNNNNNNNNNNNNNNNNNNNNNNNNNNNNNNNNNNNNNNNNNNNNNNNNNNNNNNNNNNNNNNNNNNNGAAAAATAAGATCGGAGAAGAGAAGTACCTGGTTCTGGTTTGTCCAGGCTAAGGGCAAAGTCGATCCTCGGAGTTGGTGTCAAAAAGAGACCCGCGAGCCCAAATATTGTCCAGGGCCTCTTGGATCGCAGGAAGGTCTGGAAGCTGAACTTGTCCCCCTTGGGGTGTAATCCACTCATTTACCAGCGGCGCCTTGATCACCATTCCCTTGAGATCCCTGATCCTGACCGTTGCCCCGAACTTTGCCAATTTCACCAGATCAGTAACAGCCAGATCGGTATCCACAGTGTCACGTAACGCTGCCCAAAGAGCCGGGATTCGTGAAATCAGATCCCCTTCAAGAACTCGCTTTCTTATTGCAAGCAGAACTCGCTGTTGGCGCCTCGCCCTGTCGAAATCGCTGGTGGTCTTGCGGGCTCGGGCATAATGCAGGGCCTGGGGTCCATCCATGTGATACTCACCCGGTTCAAGTTGGTAAACCCCAAAATACTTGAAGGTCTTTTCATCATAAAGAAGGCAATCCACCGTTACATCGACGCCGCCAAGCGCATCGACGATGTCCTCGAATCCGCTGAGGTCGATCCTCACATAGTTGTGGATCGGCACACCGAAATTCTTTTCCAGGGTGCTGATCAGCAGCGGAATGCCCCCACCTTCTTTTCGTGTCTCGCCATAGGTATACGCCGTGTTGATTCGGCTATAGCCTACGCCAGGAATCGGCAAATAGGTGTCCCGGGGAAAACTGACGACGGCGGCTCGGTCCCCTGCCTGATCCACAGCGAGTAACATGATCGTATCTGTCCGACCTACGTAGTCGAGATCCCATTGGTCCATACCCAGGAGCAGAACATTGTGGGTCTCCTGGAGTGGATGTAAGCTGGACGCAAGGGCACTCAGCAGCTGATCGGTAGACGAATTCCCCTCGACCGCGTCACGGTCTCCGCTCCGATTATCCAGCGGTGCGAGAACGTTGCCACCTCTGTCAATCGGGTCCAGATCAGGAAAATCTGGTGCAGTGCCGGCCACGGGATATCCCAGGGAGGCGCTGTCAGCTGCGGCGGCTTCTGCCACATTCGACGAGCCACCGACAGAACTGCCAGCTTCGTTCAAGCCAAGCGGCACTCGTGTTACGGCAACATCGGGGACCAACGCAGGTGCGGCACATGCTGCGGTTCCTAACATCAACAAGCCGAGGATCAAGATGGCAAACAACAGTGAACGGCTTTCATGCATAGTTTTCTCGGAAATCATTCGGTGTACCATTCAGGCCGCAGGAAAGGGGCCATCGCATTGGCCGTCGCCGTGCGAAATGCATCGCGGCGCGAGACCAGACCTCTCGTAAGTATGCCAACTGAGCCAGGCCCTTTACGCGTATCGTGAAGTCCAACGAGGCGGTCCATGGCAGGACCTAACTCCTCGCCTGCTTCGAGAGCTTCCGTCAGTATCGGGGGCAACAGGATTCGCCCACTGGAGCCGATTCCTTCGCGGCCAGCCCGGTCGATCACAGCAACCCATCCGGTCAGAAAATAGCCCCAGGCCGATACTTGAATGCCTCCTTCGAGACCGATTCCCAGATCTCCGTCCAGCGCAGCGCGTGCCGCGCCGGCCCGTATCAGCGCGCCGGCGATCATCTCGTGATCGGAGATTGGTTGCGGACGCACTCCTGAAACCACGGCGACCGCAGCGACCTCGGCCGCTGTCCAGAGTTCGCCAATCACGGCGGAAACAGCTGACACTTTTACCGGGTTGAGTGAACCAACGGCCACCAAAGTCAAGAATCCGCTCCCTTTACCGTTGTTCCACAAGGAGGCGGACCAGCGCAGCAGACTCATCGAAGCACCATCCCTCATTGCAACCTTGCCAGAACTCTCCCAGATTGGCACTACCGGCTCTCTCATAGGCCGCGGCCTGGAAAAGCATATCAAGCCGGTCCGCGTCGCGGGCAATGCGCCCTTCTAGCGAATCCGCCTGCATAAACTCTTCCCATCGGTCCAACCAATCGACCCCTTGTGGCAGATCACCGACCAGGTCTTCGAAGACGCCGCGCTCAGCATCATGTTTAGCATTGGCGGGAAAATAGCGGGCCGCTGGGCTGGGGATATCGCCCAGAATACTTTCTGCCAAATCGTGGAGCAGACAGATCGATAGAAGCCGTCCCAGATCGACTTGATTTGGCAGCAAACTGGCCAACAGCAGTGCTATCGTGCTCATCCCCCAGGAGTGGGCCGCGACACTCTCGGCCAAACCTGGGCCGATGCCACGCAAAAGCCAACCGGTGCGGGGTACCTGCTTCAGGGCTTGAAGGCTGTTGCCAAATCGCAGGATCTCATGGAGAACTTCGGACTGTCTGGCCCTTTCCACGGCTTGAGCCTGAGCGGAATCACTCATAGATCAGATTGCTGCGCCAGCCACATCCGCAACCAGTTCAAGGCGCCGTTGCCGATCCAGCGGCGGGCTATCTCGCCAGTGCCGCCGACGTCCAAGCGTTTCAGATCGACGCTCTCTCCGTTGGCGAGAGCCAAAAAGGTTTGGCCCCGATATGCACCATAAGGTCCGGCGGCCGGGTCCATATCACCACTAACGACCATGACCAGGGACGCTCCTTGCCGCAGTGCTGGATCGGCCATAACAAGCTGCGCCAATCGCTCTGCCGCCTCCTGACTCGCAAAGGTCTCAAGCCCTGGAAGGATTTCCTCAGGCGCCGAAAACTGATGGCTACCCCGCAGGCAGGTAGTGTCAGGGAGCGCTTCAGCAATACGCCGGGCGATCTCGTCCCCCGTATTGGTCTCTACGATTGTCAGCGAATGTCCCGCGGCATCGATGCCCCGGATGACAACCTGCTCCAGCGTGACGTCTCCCTCACCAAAAATAAACCGCCCCAGCCGCGCCTGAATAGCGTTGACGACCTCTTCAATCAACGCCTCGGCTTCTTCCTCGCTAGCGGCGCGTGCTACGATGCGTATATCGGCCTGCCCCAGATGAGCTGCCAGCCCCACCGTGGGATTGCTGCGATGCATCAGATCGCCGATGCGCTCGTCGATGGTGCTTTCACCTATTCCCACCGTCCGCAGAATGCGCGCCTTGATGACCAAACGATCTGGGCCGAGAAGTTGGGCAATGAAGGGTTCAACCGACTCCCGCATGAGATGCTTCATTTCTCTCGGCACCCCGGGCAGGCAGATCAGGTAGGCTGGATTGCATTCGTCGCGCGGCACCTCGAGGATGAATCCCGGTGCCGTGCCCACAGGATTATGAATGGGAGTCGCACCCTCAGGCATGAATGCCTGCCTGCGATTGTTATTCTCGACCGTCCTTCCCCAGCGCCCAAAGATGGTTTCGATCCATTTCAGGCTATCCCGATTCAGGACAAGAGCACGACCTGCTGCGCTGGCGGCCGCCTCCCGGGTCACATCGTCGACGGTGGGCCCCAGTCCCCCGGTCACGATGAGCAGATCGGATCGATCGAGGGACTGACGCATGGCGCCAGCGATTCGATCCTGGTTATCGCCAACCGTGGTTTTGAAGTACAGGTTTAGGCCCAGGTCCCGCAGCCGGCGTGCGATCCAGGTGGCATTGGTATCCACAATCTCGCCCAACAGGATTTCCGTGCCTGTGGTTATTATTTCAGCATCCATTTAAAGAAATAACCCATTTCTATCAGGTCAGCTCATCAATGCGGCCTGAGAACGAATCTGGCGCAGCCTGGCAACAACTTCCTCGTTGCCATTGACAGATGCCTGCTCGATGAGACCATCCAGGGTCTCCATGAACCCGGGCGTGATCGCGTCACGGTTTGCCGCCAGGATGGCACGCGTTTCCTGAGAACTATCGGCGGCCATCAACTCATTGACCAGTTGGAGTTCGGGTGGAGCTGCCTCCTGAACAAGAGCCATCGTCGCGTCCCACACCTCCTGCAGACGGCTTACAGCGGCGGTGGCACCCGAGTTTTCCGCCTCCTCCAGGTTCGTTGCCAATACGGACAGGAAGTTCTGATCGATAAGTGCAGCATGTTCGGCAACGGCCGCCGGAATATCATCCGAGGCCAGAATTTCCGCCAGGACCTGGCGGTATTGCCCCAGGAGGGCCTGCTGTAACTCATCGAGCTGCTGCACGAAATCCAGAATATGCTCCCGCAAGTTCTCCAACCGGGTAACCTCTTCAGGATCCGATGCGCTGCCGATGCGAGAGGTCAACATCTCAAAGAAGCTGTAATCGACCAGGGGACGCCCCGCCGTAACGAGAGCATCGACCACCCTGTCACCATCAGCATCGGCGGCCACAATCATATCGAGCAATTCAGCCACCGTTGTATCGGGTTTCAGCTGAGCAACGGCCGCCCGTTGTTCCTGCACGCCCTTTCCCCAGGTGCTCAACTCAATCAGGCGCTCGCGCAGCTCTGTCAACTCGGCAATCGACTCCTGGTCGCCTGACGAGGCACTCGATTCGATCAAGGTGTGGAGAAGGCCAAAGAATTGATCGTCCATCTCCTCATCCCGTTCGTTTACCAGAAGTCGCAACCCCTCCGGATCACTTGACGCGACGATCACTTCCTCCAATAGCCTGATCTGGCGGCGCTGTCGATCCATCATTTCCCTGGTAACACCCTCGTTCTCGAGAACCGCTTCGATCAACGCCTGGTAGCTCAGGAACTGCATGGGCGTCAGCATATAACCGCGTACATCCTCCTGAGGGAGGCTGTCCATGAGCCCACGGCTCAAATCACCGATCACCTTTTGCTGCTCGTTAACCGGAATCTGTTCCGGCACATGAACACCGAGGAATTCCTTTTCAGGATCGTGGTAAAGCAAGGGCGCTGCGACTGCGCCCGATGCGCCACAGTTAGGGCAAGTTGCTACGTTCAGCTGTCCGGAAAGAAGAACGGATTTCAAAATCGGGTCCTGCTTGACGTCGACAATACTGAAAACCTGAACCGGATAGGGTGTACCACAGCTCGGGCAGTTGACGCCAATAATCTGTGGCGGAAATGCCAATTCGATCTGCGGCGCACCAGGATCCTGTGCCGGTTGTTCAACGACCTCACCCGGTTCCGGCTGGATCACTTGCTCGTCCGGCTTTTCACTGCTCGGCTTTTCACTGCTCGGCTNNNNNNNNNNNNNNNNNNNNNNNNNNNNNNNNNNNNNNNNNNNNNNNNNNNNNNNNNNNNNNNNNNNNNNNNNNNNNNNNNNNNNNNNNNNNNNNNNNNNGGCGGAAATGCCAATTCGATCTGCGGCGCACCAGGATCCTGTGCCGGTTGTTCAACGACCTCACCCGGTTCCGGCTGGATCACTTGCTCGTCCGGCTTTTCACTGCTCGGCTTTTCACTGCTCGGCTGTCGCGCCGAGGAATAACCTTTTGGTGTTAAAATAGTCATAGCTTTTTCCTTTCTACTTGTTATTACTTGTCTGGGCATTCGCCCCCTAAGCGCCTGATTTTACCGCAAAATCCCTTCCCTGTCGATTCTACGCTGCCATAAAACGATGCTAACGCTACTTCCGAGCACGCTTTGTCGAAGGTAGCGCCTTTCGGCGCGCGATCGAGGGTGGTTGTTTGGGCAGAAGAGTTGTTGTGAGAGTCAGGTTGTAGTATTTTGACTACACGAAGCACATTTGGCCTCTTCTCCGGCAAACATGCGCTGCTCCCTGGCCGGGTTTTCCTACCCGTGAAAAAACGGGCTTGACAGGTTGTGGCCGTTGAAGTATAGTGCGGCTGCCGGGCGAAAACAAACAAAACCTCGGGAGTGGTTACAGTGACAATCCTGCGAAAAATCTTCATATCGGCCATCGGTGTCCTGCTTGTGATGTTTTCCTGCATAGGTGTCGAGCCAGTTCTGGCCAGTCCCGACCTCCAGGAAACAACCTATGTGGTGCAACCGGGCGACACCCTGTGGGAGATCGCGCGCTACCACGGTGTCAGCTACCAGGCGATTATGGATGCCAACGGGGTCACCGACCCGGCTTACCTGAGAACCGGCCAACGGCTGACAATACCTGGTACACCTGCTTCCGGTGTGACTGCCTCCTCTGACCCAAATGCTTCGGGGGAAACCCACGTCGTACAGCGTGGCGAGAATCTCTCGGCAATTGCCTATCGCTACGGGATCAGTTTGTCCACCATCGGCCAGGCCAACGGTATCGTCAACCCTTCCCATATCCGGATAGGCCAACGATTGATGATCCCAGGCGGCTCCGCGCCAGATGCTGCTGAAACATTGCCGACGCCTGCAGCCACCCCTGAAGTAAGGACCCGAAACCACGTCGTCAAATCGGGCGAAACCCTCTCGGCAATTGCTGCCAACTACGGCACCTCAGTGGCTGTTATCATATCGGCCAACCGGCTGAACAATCCATCGGTCATCACGCCAGGCCAACGGCTCCAGATCCCCGAACCGCCAGCCTCAGCACCCATCCCGACGACGACACACGCCGACCTCAGCATGAACGTCAGCATCAGCCAGCAGCGATGCCAGGTCTACTCGGGTCAGGAGCTCCTCTACGATTGGCCCTGCTCCACAGGTCGTCCGGGAGTCGGCACAAAAACCGGCACCTTCCACGTACAGAGCAAAATCCGGGATGCCTGGGGATCGCGCTGGGGTTTCTACATGCCCTACTGGTTGGGTATCTACTGGGCCGGAGGCACAGAGAATGGAATCCATGGGCTCCCATACGCACCCGGCGGCGCCCCCATCTGGGAAAACGCCCTGGGAACACCGGTTACCTACGGCTGCGTACTACTTGGAACCCACGAATCCAAGGCTCTCTGGGACATGGCCTACATCGGCATGCCGATTACCATAGGTTATTAGAAGTTCGCGGTTTCCCCGACCAGAAAATCGACAACGGAGCGCATAGCCTCGTCGTGATTTTCCTCCCCTCCACGCTGCTGGTAGATGCTCAATTGACGGTCGGCGCTGGTGCCGTGCTCCAAAATGCGATAGATTCCGTCAATCTCCCGCCGACTGCCAAGCCGTTCCACTTCATCATCGATAAGAATCAACAATTCGCGGACCAATTGGCGAGCATCTATCTCCTCCGCCTTGCCGAAATCGATCATCTTGCCGTCCAGTCCGTAGCGCAGAGCCCGCCACTTGTTTTCGGCAATCAAGTCCCGGCGGTACATGCGAAAGGTCATGTTGCGCTTGCGAAGAGTCCAGAGCCACGAGACAATGGCCTGTAACAAGGCAGCGACGGCGATCGCGTCATCAAGGGTCGTGCAGATATCGGGAACCCGGAATTCTACCGTAGGAAAGCTGTAATGGGGGCGAACGTCCCACCAAATCTTGGACCCATCGGGGATGCATCCCGTGTTGACCAGGCGCTGGACGAAGCGTTCAAAGTCCGCCCACGATTGAAAGCTCTCAGGCAATCCGGTGCGCGGAATGTCCTCGAATATGACCGACCGGTAGGACTTCATGCCGGTGTTCTTACCAGCCCAGAAGGGAGAGCTGGTTGTCAGCACCAGGATATGAGGCAACATGTAGCGCACCATGTTCATGCAGTCGATAGCGAAATCCCGGTCTTCGACGCCGATATGGACATGCATACCGAAGATCAGCATGCGTTGAGCGAGCATGCGCATGTTCTCGACCACAGTGGAATAGCGTTCAAAAGGGGCGATTTCCTGGCCCATCCAGTGAGAGAACGGATGGGTGGAAGCAGCCGCGATTCGAAGACCGCGGCCCTCCGCCAGCTGGGCGATGTGAGTTCGTTGGGCAACAAGTGCTTCCTTCAGTTCAAAAACATCGCTGCACACCGGGGTTCCCAGCTCAACCATGGAAGCGTGAAGCTCGGGCTTGAGTTCTCCTGTCTTGAGCTTACCCTTGACAATCTCCACAGCACCCTGCTCCGATTCCATGAATTGCGTGATATAGGAGCGAAGTTCACGCGTCTCCGGATCGATGATCTGATATTCTTCCTCAATACCAATGGTGAGCGATGGTGCTTTCATTACCCTACTCTTCCTCCGGAACAGACTATTCGATCATTGTCTCCTGAACAAGGGCGTCAACCACGGCCCGCAACGCCTCTTGGCTGTTCTCATCGCCGCCGTGCGCCTCGTACAGGGCCAGTTGTCGATCTGCACTGGTGCCGTGCTCGATCATGCTATAGACGTGATTGATCTCCTGCCGGCTGTTCAGCTTATCAACGTAGGGATCGATCAGCCGCAGCATTTCCCTGAGCAATTGACGGGCGGGCACCTGATCCTCCTGGCCAAAGTCGATCAACATGCCATCCAATCCATAACGTTCGGCCCGCCACTTGTTCTCATGGATCAAGCTTCGGGGATAGCGCCGAAAGCTGATGTTTTTGCTCTTCAGATCGACGAGCCAGGCAATCAATGCCTGTACCATCGCGACGATACCCAACGCGTCATCCAGGCTGGGACACATATCGAATAGGCGAAACTCCAGGGTTGGATACAGGCAGTGTGGGCGCGCGTCCCACCAGATCTGATGCTCCCCGCTAATACAATTGGTCCGGAGAAGAAGATCAACGTACTGCTTGTACTCGGTATACGATGCAAATTGATGAGGAATGCCGCTGCGGGGAAGGTTGTCCCACAGAATCGCCCGGTAGGACTTCAGGCCCGTATTGCGGCCATGCCAGAATGGCGAGCTCGTCGACAGGATCAACAGATGCGGCAACATGTAACGAACAACGTTGAGGCAATCAATGGCCAGATCCCGATCCTCAACCCCGATGTGAACATGCATGCCAAAGATCAGCATGCGCTGGGCGACAACCTGCAAATCCTCGACCAGGCCATGAAAGCGTCCATGTCTCGGCAACAATGGGTTTTGCCAGGAGGCAAAGGGATGGGTACCGGCCGCAGCGATCTGTAAGCCCTGTTCTTTAGCCGCATCGCAGACCAGCCTACGCTGCCGCGTCAGAGCAGCGCGAGCCTCGACGACATCGACGCAGACCGGCGTTGCCATGTCGATCATACTCGCCGAAAGCGCCGACTCCAGCGGCCGATCCTGGTCGAATTGGCGCACGACCGGCTGCTCTCGATCCACAGAACGAGTGATAAAGGAGCGCAGATTGCGCGTCTCGGGATCGATGACCTGATATTCTTCTTCGATTCCGATGTTCAGTGTGGGCACATTTGACATGGGCACCTCCGCGCAAGCGGAGTTTCGCAGCTGTTTGAAAAGGGGTCGTCAGAAAACAATCATCCGTTTGAACCACCATCAATTGGCTGACTCTCGATGCCTCGATCGCTCCACAGCAGGCCCTCGGCCTCCTCCCTGGCCCGATCCTTTTCAACAAACACGAGATCGAACGGCACGACTCTTTCATCCAGCAGGGAGTTATCGCGAAGCAGTCGCAGAATCAATCTGTAGGACGAACCGGGTAATGGATTCTTCAAATGCATGGTGAGGGAGATATAAGTATGTTGGACATCGACCATCACCATGGAGGCTTGCTCATACCCGGCCTCGTCGAGAATCGTTAGCTCAAGCGTCGGAGAATCGTTGAATTGCG from Chloroflexota bacterium includes:
- a CDS encoding deoxynucleoside kinase, whose protein sequence is MNTRFHIAIEGPIGVGKTTLARILQQEMGGQLLLEVFEENPFLSDFYADRARYAFQTQIFFLLSRYRQQNEVISQLLRKDGLVSDYLFAKDRLFAHLNLSGDELLVYERMHDALAESIPVPQLVVNLWANTDGLMNRIAIRDRSFERSMSRQYIDDLRIAYERFFVDFDQAPILNIDTSDLNFVASQDDRRDIVNLIRNTLEKGAYQQVLPDVSPSMSSGSAPILRTSARRLGDFQQFHLILDQEKDFVVDLYLDFMLLTEEVGELGRELAQLWAARIKNEEDVAAGMDASDPLDERRQSLKNELADVLAYVIKIANDAGIDLEDAYVDKMDQNWRRNWPAPGTQAQ
- a CDS encoding deoxynucleoside kinase, translated to MTETTATKRFIAIAGNVGVGKSTLTELLSRSLGWQPFPEAVDENPYLSDFYKDMRHWSFHSQIFFLSRRLRHHRQLLDHPTSVVQDRSVYEDAEIFALNLFNQAHMDARDYRSYRELYEVLTSFLPPPDLVVYLQATVDTLLRRIRRRGRDYEQDIRPEYLTQLNELYESWIDSFDMCPVLTVPADDLNWVDNGEHLELVIKKIQEKLSGKEIVVFD
- a CDS encoding LCP family protein, whose protein sequence is MHESRSLLFAILILGLLMLGTAACAAPALVPDVAVTRVPLGLNEAGSSVGGSSNVAEAAAADSASLGYPVAGTAPDFPDLDPIDRGGNVLAPLDNRSGDRDAVEGNSSTDQLLSALASSLHPLQETHNVLLLGMDQWDLDYVGRTDTIMLLAVDQAGDRAAVVSFPRDTYLPIPGVGYSRINTAYTYGETRKEGGGIPLLISTLEKNFGVPIHNYVRIDLSGFEDIVDALGGVDVTVDCLLYDEKTFKYFGVYQLEPGEYHMDGPQALHYARARKTTSDFDRARRQQRVLLAIRKRVLEGDLISRIPALWAALRDTVDTDLAVTDLVKLAKFGATVRIRDLKGMVIKAPLVNEWITPQGGQVQLPDLPAIQEALDNIWARGSLFDTNSEDRLCP
- the yjjX gene encoding inosine/xanthosine triphosphatase, yielding MAVGSLNPVKVSAVSAVIGELWTAAEVAAVAVVSGVRPQPISDHEMIAGALIRAGAARAALDGDLGIGLEGGIQVSAWGYFLTGWVAVIDRAGREGIGSSGRILLPPILTEALEAGEELGPAMDRLVGLHDTRKGPGSVGILTRGLVSRRDAFRTATANAMAPFLRPEWYTE
- a CDS encoding HD domain-containing protein is translated as MSDSAQAQAVERARQSEVLHEILRFGNSLQALKQVPRTGWLLRGIGPGLAESVAAHSWGMSTIALLLASLLPNQVDLGRLLSICLLHDLAESILGDIPSPAARYFPANAKHDAERGVFEDLVGDLPQGVDWLDRWEEFMQADSLEGRIARDADRLDMLFQAAAYERAGSANLGEFWQGCNEGWCFDESAALVRLLVEQR
- a CDS encoding CinA family nicotinamide mononucleotide deamidase-related protein; this encodes MDAEIITTGTEILLGEIVDTNATWIARRLRDLGLNLYFKTTVGDNQDRIAGAMRQSLDRSDLLIVTGGLGPTVDDVTREAAASAAGRALVLNRDSLKWIETIFGRWGRTVENNNRRQAFMPEGATPIHNPVGTAPGFILEVPRDECNPAYLICLPGVPREMKHLMRESVEPFIAQLLGPDRLVIKARILRTVGIGESTIDERIGDLMHRSNPTVGLAAHLGQADIRIVARAASEEEAEALIEEVVNAIQARLGRFIFGEGDVTLEQVVIRGIDAAGHSLTIVETNTGDEIARRIAEALPDTTCLRGSHQFSAPEEILPGLETFASQEAAERLAQLVMADPALRQGASLVMVVSGDMDPAAGPYGAYRGQTFLALANGESVDLKRLDVGGTGEIARRWIGNGALNWLRMWLAQQSDL
- a CDS encoding CpXC domain-containing protein, encoding PSSEKPSSEKPDEQVIQPEPGEVVEQPAQDPGAPQIELAFPPQIIGVNCPSCGTPYPVQVFSIVDVKQDPILKSVLLSGQLNVATCPNCGASGAVAAPLLYHDPEKEFLGVHVPEQIPVNEQQKVIGDLSRGLMDSLPQEDVRGYMLTPMQFLSYQALIEAVLENEGVTREMMDRQRRQIRLLEEVIVASSDPEGLRLLVNERDEEMDDQFFGLLHTLIESSASSGDQESIAELTELRERLIELSTWGKGVQEQRAAVAQLKPDTTVAELLDMIVAADADGDRVVDALVTAGRPLVDYSFFEMLTSRIGSASDPEEVTRLENLREHILDFVQQLDELQQALLGQYRQVLAEILASDDIPAAVAEHAALIDQNFLSVLATNLEEAENSGATAAVSRLQEVWDATMALVQEAAPPELQLVNELMAADSSQETRAILAANRDAITPGFMETLDGLIEQASVNGNEEVVARLRQIRSQAALMS
- a CDS encoding LysM peptidoglycan-binding domain-containing protein, translating into MTILRKIFISAIGVLLVMFSCIGVEPVLASPDLQETTYVVQPGDTLWEIARYHGVSYQAIMDANGVTDPAYLRTGQRLTIPGTPASGVTASSDPNASGETHVVQRGENLSAIAYRYGISLSTIGQANGIVNPSHIRIGQRLMIPGGSAPDAAETLPTPAATPEVRTRNHVVKSGETLSAIAANYGTSVAVIISANRLNNPSVITPGQRLQIPEPPASAPIPTTTHADLSMNVSISQQRCQVYSGQELLYDWPCSTGRPGVGTKTGTFHVQSKIRDAWGSRWGFYMPYWLGIYWAGGTENGIHGLPYAPGGAPIWENALGTPVTYGCVLLGTHESKALWDMAYIGMPITIGY
- a CDS encoding carboxylate-amine ligase; the encoded protein is MKAPSLTIGIEEEYQIIDPETRELRSYITQFMESEQGAVEIVKGKLKTGELKPELHASMVELGTPVCSDVFELKEALVAQRTHIAQLAEGRGLRIAAASTHPFSHWMGQEIAPFERYSTVVENMRMLAQRMLIFGMHVHIGVEDRDFAIDCMNMVRYMLPHILVLTTSSPFWAGKNTGMKSYRSVIFEDIPRTGLPESFQSWADFERFVQRLVNTGCIPDGSKIWWDVRPHYSFPTVEFRVPDICTTLDDAIAVAALLQAIVSWLWTLRKRNMTFRMYRRDLIAENKWRALRYGLDGKMIDFGKAEEIDARQLVRELLILIDDEVERLGSRREIDGIYRILEHGTSADRQLSIYQQRGGEENHDEAMRSVVDFLVGETANF
- a CDS encoding carboxylate-amine ligase, with amino-acid sequence MSNVPTLNIGIEEEYQVIDPETRNLRSFITRSVDREQPVVRQFDQDRPLESALSASMIDMATPVCVDVVEARAALTRQRRLVCDAAKEQGLQIAAAGTHPFASWQNPLLPRHGRFHGLVEDLQVVAQRMLIFGMHVHIGVEDRDLAIDCLNVVRYMLPHLLILSTSSPFWHGRNTGLKSYRAILWDNLPRSGIPHQFASYTEYKQYVDLLLRTNCISGEHQIWWDARPHCLYPTLEFRLFDMCPSLDDALGIVAMVQALIAWLVDLKSKNISFRRYPRSLIHENKWRAERYGLDGMLIDFGQEDQVPARQLLREMLRLIDPYVDKLNSRQEINHVYSMIEHGTSADRQLALYEAHGGDENSQEALRAVVDALVQETMIE